AAGGATTGAAATACAAAACCGATAGCGGCTGCACGCAGTGCCGCCCGCTGGTCTTCATCCATGGCACTGAGGCAGTGCTGTTCGATATAGACCTCACCACGGCTGGGTACATCCAGCCCGGCCAGCAGGCCCAGCAGGGTTGACTTACCTGCTCCGGAACGTCCCAATATGGCCAGACTCTGCCCGGCCCCCACACTCAGCGACACCTGATCAAGCAGGGTCAGGGTGCCACTTTGGGTATCGACATACTTACATAGCTGCTCTGCACGAAGGAGAACGGAGATGGATTGCGCTGCTGTCATGACCTTCCTTAAACGAACACTGGTTTTGCTGTGGCTGGTGAGCGGCAGCGCCGCGGCAAATACCCTGCTGATACTGGGTGACAGCCTCAGTGCAGGATATGGCATCAATCCCGACAAAGGCTGGGTAGCACTGGTCCGCCAGCAGCTGCAACCTCTGGGCTGGCAGGTGATCAACGCCAGTGTCAGTGGCGACACCAGTGCCGGAGGCCTGACCCGCCTGCCCTCATTACTGCAACGGCATCAGCCACAGATAGTGCTGATCGAACTGGGGGGTAACGATGGTCTGCGTGGCCTGCCACCACAAAGCCTGCAACAAAACCTGAGCAGGATGGCTGAACTCAGCCAGCATGCCGGAGCCCGGCCACTGCTGCTCGGCATGCGCCTGCCTCCCAATTATGGACCTGTTTACACTCAGGCTTTTGCACAAAGCTATCAAGATGTCAGTAACACTTTGAATATTCCGTTACTTCCGTTCTTTCTTGAGGATGTCGCACTGCATCCGGAGCTGATGCAAGCCGACAATATTCACCCCAATGAGCAGGGCCAGCCGTTGATGGCTGAGCGCGTCTGGCAGTGGCTGCAACCGCTGCTGAAAACGACCAGCGGTCAGTAAAAACCCAGACGCCATGCGGCTTTCATGCAAATGAGAAGTAGCTTAATTGCAACCAGAAAATTCAGACTTTTTCCTATAGGTTCCGCAGCCGCACAACAGTAATCTGGCGCCAATGGACAGGGTCAGAGACGACCCTCAAGGGAGGCAGGATGCCGATTTCACTGAGCGAAATCAGCAGGACGCCCATGGATGAGATGATGATGGCCTGACGACTTCAGGATGAACGAATCAGGCCGGAATCACAGAAAAAGCTCCAGCAAATCATTAAGATAACGCTGCCCAAGGGCAGTGGGTCTGAATGCATCTTCGTTACGATCGAGTAGCCCCCGGTCCTGACCAAGTCTGACGGCATCGTCAATTATGGCCTTGGTCAGTCCGGTGCGCTGCTCAAACCAAGCTGACGGCACACCGTCCACCAGTCGTAACGCATTCATCATGAACTCAAACGGTAGCTCATCTGCCTCTACCTGCTGTTCCCCCGCTACCAGCAACCGGCTGCGATCCAGATAATGCTGCGGCATACGAGTTTTCCAGCGGCGTACAATCTGCCCTGTGGCCTGCCAGCTGACTTTGCCGTGTGCGCCCGCACCAATCCCCAGATAATCACCAAACTGCCAGTAATTAAGGTTATGGCGGGCACGTCGACCAGCTTGTGCGTAGGCTGAGGTTTCATACTGGCCGTATCCTGCCGCCTGCAGCAGCTCATGACCCTCTTCCTGAATAGCCCACAACGCCTCATCCTCAGGCAGCTGCGGTGGACGGCTGTAGTACTCGGTATTGGGCTCAATAGTCAGCTGATACCAGGAAATGTGTGCGGGCTGCAGTGCGATCGCTTGCCGCAAATCCGCCAGCCCTTGTTGCAGGGTTTGCTCCGGCAGACCGTGCATCAGATCCAGATTGAAGTTGTCGAAGCCCAGCTGATGCAGCTTTTCCACAGCAGCAATGGCATCGCGGCTACTGTGTATCCTTCCCAGTCGTTGCAGCTTGTCATCATCAAAACTCTGGATGCCAACCGACAGGCGATTGACACCGGCCTGACGGAAACCCGCAAAACGCTCAGCCTCGAAGGTGCCGGGGTTGGCCTCCATGGTCACTTCACAGTCATCAGCCAGTGTCACTCTCCGGGCAATACCACACAGCAGCTGATCAATAGCCTGCTCACTGAACAGGCTGGGCGTACCACCGCCGATAAAGATACTGGTAATTTCTCGCCCCTGCGCCGCCACCTGCTCCTGTTCGAGGTCTTCCAGCAGACGCGCAACATATTCCTGCTCTGGCAGCTCGTCACGCACGGCGTGAGAATTGAAGTCACAGTACGGGCACTTACGCACGCACCAGGGGATGTGGATGTACAGACTGAGAGGAGGTAACTGCAACAAACTGGCGATCTCAAAGGCTAAGATCCTTGGTATGACGGCAGCGCCAGGACCATGCAACTGCCGTAGGTTTCACACCGGTGGAGAAACCCGATCCGATTCAGGGATTAAAACGCTGCATCAGTTGCTGCAGTGCTTTACCACGATGACTGAGGCGATTTTTCAGCTCGGCAGTCAGCTCAGCAGCGCTGCACTGCTGATCAGGCACCCAGAACAGCGGGTCGTAGCCAAAGCCACCTTCCCCGCGTGCCTCAAACAGCACCCGGCCTTCCCAGCTGCCCTGACAGATCAGCGGCGTAGGATCCGTCTCATGTCGCATGAACACCAGCACACACTGGAAACGGGCACTGCGCTCATCTTCCGGCGTATGCCGCAGGCGCTCAAGCAGCAGCTCACAGTTGTCATCATCACTGGCCCCCACACCGGCAAAGCGTGCCGAATAGATGCCAGGTGCCCCTTTGAGGGCATCCACTTCCAAACCCGAATCATCAGCCAGGGCTGGCAAACCGGTAAGACGTGCCGCATGACGTGCTTTGAGAATAGCGTTCTCAACAAAGCTCAGACCCGTTTCATCGGCATCGGGCACACTGAACGCAGACTGGGGTATGACTTCAAAATCCAGGCCGCCAAGCAGCTCATTGAACTCACGCAATTTGCCCTTGTTGCCACTGGCCAGCACGATCTGTTTCATGGGGAGGTCCTCGAAGAATAGCCGCATCACCAAGCCGTTGCGGGCGCACATCAATCATGTCCGTGGCAGTAATGATAGCACGCTGTGCGCTACAGACAGGCCACTTCAGGCACCCGTAATGTCGACGGGCAAAATCCGGGGCAGGATCAGTGTCACTTCCAGCCCGCCCTCGCGATGATTCTGCAGCATCAGATCACCTCCG
This Pokkaliibacter sp. MBI-7 DNA region includes the following protein-coding sequences:
- a CDS encoding arylesterase; amino-acid sequence: MDCAAVMTFLKRTLVLLWLVSGSAAANTLLILGDSLSAGYGINPDKGWVALVRQQLQPLGWQVINASVSGDTSAGGLTRLPSLLQRHQPQIVLIELGGNDGLRGLPPQSLQQNLSRMAELSQHAGARPLLLGMRLPPNYGPVYTQAFAQSYQDVSNTLNIPLLPFFLEDVALHPELMQADNIHPNEQGQPLMAERVWQWLQPLLKTTSGQ
- the hemW gene encoding radical SAM family heme chaperone HemW; translated protein: MLQLPPLSLYIHIPWCVRKCPYCDFNSHAVRDELPEQEYVARLLEDLEQEQVAAQGREITSIFIGGGTPSLFSEQAIDQLLCGIARRVTLADDCEVTMEANPGTFEAERFAGFRQAGVNRLSVGIQSFDDDKLQRLGRIHSSRDAIAAVEKLHQLGFDNFNLDLMHGLPEQTLQQGLADLRQAIALQPAHISWYQLTIEPNTEYYSRPPQLPEDEALWAIQEEGHELLQAAGYGQYETSAYAQAGRRARHNLNYWQFGDYLGIGAGAHGKVSWQATGQIVRRWKTRMPQHYLDRSRLLVAGEQQVEADELPFEFMMNALRLVDGVPSAWFEQRTGLTKAIIDDAVRLGQDRGLLDRNEDAFRPTALGQRYLNDLLELFL
- the rdgB gene encoding RdgB/HAM1 family non-canonical purine NTP pyrophosphatase, with protein sequence MKQIVLASGNKGKLREFNELLGGLDFEVIPQSAFSVPDADETGLSFVENAILKARHAARLTGLPALADDSGLEVDALKGAPGIYSARFAGVGASDDDNCELLLERLRHTPEDERSARFQCVLVFMRHETDPTPLICQGSWEGRVLFEARGEGGFGYDPLFWVPDQQCSAAELTAELKNRLSHRGKALQQLMQRFNP